A single genomic interval of Corylus avellana chromosome ca10, CavTom2PMs-1.0 harbors:
- the LOC132163678 gene encoding probable CCR4-associated factor 1 homolog 11, translating into MPTENLLAYVWEFNFKDFDEHIHSHHINTIELLKDQEIYLDYNRVMGIDSLRFARLILKSGLLSNSRITWVTFHSDYDFGYFIKMLTGGEVLPLHESEFMDLIKSFFGKKAFDVKHMIKFCGDGVYAGLELEIVAKTLGLDREVGRAGSDSLLALQTFMKLKQKYFNGRSLSEFEHVLHGFT; encoded by the coding sequence ATGCCAACGGAAAATCTTTTGGCGTACGTTTGGGAGTTCAACTTCAAGGATTTCGACGAGCATATTCATTCTCACCATATTAATACCATTGAGTTACTGAAAGATCAAGAAATTTACTTGGACTATAACCGAGTTATGGGTATCGACTCCTTGCGCTTCGCCAGGCTAATCCTGAAGTCTGGCCTGTTGAGCAACTCCCGTATCACGTGGGTCACGTTCCATAGTGATTATGATTTTGGTTACTTTATAAAGATGTTGACTGGGGGAGAAGTGTTACCCTTACACGAGAGTGAGTTTATGGATCTAATCAAATCCTTTTTTGGTAAGAAGGCGTTTGACGTGAAGCACATGATCAAGTTCTGCGGCGATGGAGTCTATGCGGGCTTGGAATTAGAGATTGTAGCCAAGACTCTGGGGCTGGACCGTGAAGTCGGGAGGGCGGGTTCTGATAGTCTGCTTGCCTTGCAAACCTTCATGAAACTCAAGCAAAAGTATTTCAACGGACGTTCACTAAGCGAGTTCGAGCATGTTCTTCACGGTTTTACTTGA
- the LOC132163454 gene encoding protochlorophyllide-dependent translocon component 52, chloroplastic-like, with amino-acid sequence MESLKAPSVPSVYIRTTLSKTQFRKPMFLNFHFNPTPTSSFSLVDKNQSRFKLFTAISSTVSTEPANPPEPELETRRQGEKFDWYAQWYPVMPVCDLDKRVPHAKKVMGLDVVVWWDRNESVWKVFDDTCPHRLAPLSEGRIDQWGRLQCVYHGWCFNGSGDCKFIPQAPPDGPPVNTFKKACVAAYPSTVQHDIVWFWPNTDPQYKDILVERKPPYIPQLDDPSYTKLMGNRDIPYGYEVLIENLMDPAHVPYAHHGIMRTPRPKNSVKADREGGRPLELMIESLDINGFKANQEWSLSKFIPPCVFYAYTKPVVDQANGSASSSGTEKKTSVQRKFALIFICIPVSPGSSRLIWSFPRNFGHWIDKVVPRWIFHVGQNLILDSDLYLLHVEERKIMDAGPTNWQKACFVPTKSDALVVGFRKWLNKYAGGQVDWRGKYSGALPQTPPKEQLMDRYRSHVENCRSCSVAYKGLNVLEVVLKVACIALIGIVAAAKQGAMSAAARTTLASMAVICYASSIWLAHFIYKNFHFHDYNHAFR; translated from the exons ATGGAATCTTTGAAAGCGCCGTCTGTTCCTTCAGTTTACATCCGAACTACGCTTAGCAAAACCCAATTCAGAAAACCCATGTTCttgaattttcatttcaatCCAACTCCCACTTCTTCTTTCTCATTAGTTGACAAAAACCAATCCAGGTTCAAGCTGTTTACCGCCATATCATCCACGGTTTCGACAGAACCCGCAAACCCACCTGAGCCAGAGCTTGAAACCCGCAGACAAGGTGAGAAATTTGATTGGTATGCACAGTGGTATCCGGTTATGCCGGTCTGTGATCTGGACAAGAGGGTGCCTCATGCGAAAAAAGTGATGGGTCTTGATGTGGTTGTGTGGTGGGATAGAAATGAGAGTGTTTGGAAAGTGTTTGATGATACCTGTCCTCATAGGTTGGCTCCACTGTCTGAAGGAAGGATTGATCAGTGGGGCAGGTTGCAGTGCGTGTACCATGGTTGGTGCTTTAATGGTTCTGGTGATTGCAAATTCATCCCTCAAGCACCTCCTGATGGCCCTCCG GTGAACACATTCAAGAAAGCATGTGTTGCTGCTTATCCAAGTACAGTGCAGCACGACATTGTTTGGTTTTGGCCAAACACTGATCCTCAGTACAAAGATATTCTTGTGGAGAGAAAACCGCCTTACATCCCACAACTAGATGATCCTTCCTATACTAAATTAATGGGAAATAGAGATATTCCTTACGG TTATGAGGTATTGATTGAAAATCTTATGGACCCTGCTCATGTTCCATATGCACATCATGGAATTATGAGAACTCCACGACCCAAAAACAG TGTGAAGGCTGATAGAGAGGGGGGAAGACCGCTTGAATTGATGATTGAGAGTTTAGACATCAATGGCTTCAAGGCAAATCAGGAGTGGAGCTTAAGCAAATTTATTCCCCCGTGTGTGTTTTATGCTTATACTAAACCTGTGGTTGATCAAGCTAATGGATCTGCATCATCAAGTGGAACTGAGAAG AAAACATCAGTGCAGCGGAaatttgctttgatttttatttgtattccAGTTAGTCCAGGTAGTAGCAGACTGATATGGAGCTTCCCAAGAAACTTCGGTCATTGGATTGATAAAGTTGTGCCACGATGGATATTTCATGTGGGGCAAAACCTGATTTTAGATTCTGATTTATATCTTCTTCACGTTGAG GAGCGTAAGATAATGGATGCCGGTCCTACCAACTGGCAGAAAGCTTGTTTTGTACCAACAAAGTCAGATGCTCTTGTGGTTGGATTTAGAAAATGGTTAAACAAGTATGCTGGTGGTCAAGTTGATTGGAGAGGCAAGTATAGTGGAGCTCTTCCTCAAACTCCTCCTAAAGAACAGCTAATGGACAG gTACAGGTCCCATGTGGAGAACTGCCGCAGTTGCAGCGTTGCATATAAAGGCCTCAATGTGCTTGAAGTTGTCCTCAAAGTTGCCTGTATTGCTTTAATTGGGATTGTTGCTGCAGCCAAACAGGGTGCGATGTCAGCAGCTGCGAGAACGACATTGGCTTCAATGGCGGTGATATGCTATGCATCATCAATATGGTTGGCCCACTTCATCTACAAAAACTTCCATTTCCATGACTACAATCATGCTTTTCGCTGA
- the LOC132164352 gene encoding non-functional NADPH-dependent codeinone reductase 2-like — protein MGSIPELPLGSKASNGKTIPLVGFGTAEYPFGNSFETMREYILHAIKLGFRHFDTAALYQSEQLLGEAIDDALRLGFINSRDELFITSKLWCSDAHHHHVLPALHKTLNNLKLEYVDLYLIHWPVSIKPGAYELPFKKEDLLPTDFKSVWEAMEECQKLGLAKSIGVSNFSCRKLETLLATANIPPAVNQVEMNPLWQQKKLREFCEKMGIHITAYSPLGGKGTLWGTNWVMECEVLKEIAKAKGKTVAQVSLRWVYEQGVSVLVKSFNKERMKENLDIFEWKLSHEDSQKISQIPQCKGFPGIEFISDEGPYKSLSELWDGEI, from the exons ATGGGTAGCATTCCAGAGCTCCCACTGGGCTCTAAAGCCTCAAATGGAAAGACCATTCCACTTGTAGGCTTCGGCACTGCCGAATATCCTTTTGGCAACTCCTTTGAAACCATGAGAGAATATATTCTTCATGCAATCAAGCTGGGATTCCGACACTTCGACACTGCTGCTCTTTACCAGTCCGAGCAGCTTCTCGGGGAAGCCATAGATGATGCTCTCCGCCTTGGCTTTATCAACTCCAGGGACGAACTCTTCATCACTTCCAAGCTTTGGTGCAGCGATGCTCACCACCATCATGTCCTCCCTGCTCTTCACAAAACACTCAA CAATCTGAAGTTGGAGTATGTTGATCTTTATCTCATTCACTGGCCAGTAAGCATTAAGCCTGGGGCATATGAGCTGCCTTTTAAGAAGGAAGACCTCCTTCCCACAGATTTCAAGTCTGTATGGGAAGCTATGGAGGAGTGTCAAAAGCTTGGCCTGGCCAAATCAATTGGTGTAAGCAACTTCTCATGCAGAAAGCTTGAAACCCTACTTGCCACAGCAAACATCCCCCCAGCAGTCAATCAA GTGGAGATGAATCCGCTTTGGCAACAGAAGAAGCTGAGAGAGTTTTGTGAGAAGATGGGTATACATATCACTGCTTACTCTCCCTTGGGAGGCAAAGGAACACTGTGGGGAACAAACTGGGTAATGGAATGTGAGGTGCTAAAGGAGATTGCCAAGGCAAAAGGAAAAACTGTTGCTCAG GTTTCTCTAAGATGGGTATATGAGCAAGGAGTGAGTGTGCTTGTGAAGAGCTTTAACAAGGAGAGGATGAAAGAAAACCTTGACATATTTGAGTGGAAGCTGAGCCATGAGGATTCACAAAAGATAAGTCAAATTCCGCAGTGTAAAGGATTTCCTGGAATTGAATTCATCTCTGATGAAGGCCCTTACAAGTCGCTTTCCGAGCTTTGGGATGGAGAGATCTAG